From a single Hippopotamus amphibius kiboko isolate mHipAmp2 chromosome X, mHipAmp2.hap2, whole genome shotgun sequence genomic region:
- the MED12 gene encoding mediator of RNA polymerase II transcription subunit 12 isoform X22 — MAAFGILSYEHRPLKRPRLGPPDVYPQDPKQKEDELTALNVKQGFNNQPAVSGDEHGSAKNVNFNPAKISSNFSSIIAEKLRCNTLPDTGRRKPQVNQKDNFWLVTARSQSAINTWFTDLAGTKPLTQLAKKVPIFSKKEEVFGYLAKYTVPVMRAAWLIKMTCAYYAAISETKVKKRHVVDPFMEWTQIITKYLWEQLQKMAEYYRPGPAGGGGCGSAIGPLPHDVEVAIRQWDYNEKLAMFMFQDGMLDRHEFLTWVLECFEKIRPGEDELLKLLLPLLLRYSGEFVQSAYLSRRLAYFCTRRLALQLDGVSSHSSHVMSAQSTSTLPTTPAPQPPTSSTPSTPFSDLLMCPQHRPLVFGLSCILQTILLCCPSALVWHYSLTDSRIKTGSPLDHLPIAPSNLPMPEGNSAFTQQVRAKLREIEQQIKERGQAVEVRWSFDKCQEATAGFTIGRVLHTLEVLDSHSFERSDFSNSLDSLCNRIFGLGPSKDGHEISSDDDAVVSLLCEWAVSCKRSGRHRAMVVAKLLEKRQAEIEAERCGESEAADEKGSIASGSLSALSAPIFQDVLLQFLDTQAPMLTDPRSESERVEFFNLVLLFCELIRHDVFSHNMYTCTLISRGDLAFGAPGPRPPSPFDDPADDAERKEAEGSSSSKLEDPGLSESMDIDPSSSVLFEDMEKPDFSLFSPTMPCEGKGSPSPEKPDVEKEVKPPPKEKLEGTLGVLYDQPRHVQYATHFPIPQEESCSHECNQRLVVLFGVGKQRDDARHAIKKITKDILKVLNRKGTAETDQLAPIVPLNPGDLTFLGGEDGQKRRRNRPEAFPTAEDIFAKFQHLSHYDQHQVTAQVSRNVLEQITSFALGMSYHLPLVQHVQFIFDLMEYSLSISGLIDFAIQLLNELSVVEAELLLKSSDLVGSYTTSLCLCIVAVLRHYHACLILNQDQMAQVFEGLCGVVKHGMNRSDGSSAERCILAYLYDLYTSCSHLKSKFGELFSDFCSKVKNTIYCNVEPSESNMRWAPEFMIDTLENPAAHTFTYTGLGKSLSENPANRYSFVCNALMHVCVGHHDPDRVNDIAILCAELTGYCKSLSAEWLGVLKALCCSSNNGTCGFNDLLCNVDVSDLSFHDSLATFVAILIARQCLLLEDLIRCAAIPSLLNAACSEQDSEPGARLTCRILLHLFKTPQLNPCQSDGNKPTVGIRSSCDRHLLAASQNRIVDGAVFAVLKAVFVLGDAELKGSGFTVTGGTEELPEEEGGGGSGGRRQGGRNISVETASLDVYAKYVLRSICQQEWVGERCLKSLCEDSNDLQDPVLSSAQAQRLMQLICYPHRLLDSEDGENPQRQRIKRILQNLDQWTMRQSSLELQLMIKQTPNNEMNSLLENIAKATIEVFQQSAETGSSSGNTASNMPSSSKTKPVLSSLERSGVWLVAPLIAKLPTSVQGHVLKAAGEELEKGQHLGSSSRKERDRQKQKSMSLLSQQPFLSLVLTCLKGQDEQREGLLTSLYSQIHQIVNNWRDDQYLDDCKPKQLMHEALKLRLNLVGGMFDTVQRSTQQTTEWAVLLLEIIISGTVDMQSNNELFTTVLDMLSVLINGTLAADMSSISQGSMEENKRAYMNLVKKLRKELGERQSDSLEKVRQLLPLPKPTRDVITCEPQGSLIDTKGNKIAGFDSIFKKEGLQVSTKQKISPWDLFEGLKPSAPLSWGWFGTVRVDRRVARGEEQQRLLLYHTHLRPRPRAYYLEPLPLPPEDEEPPAPTLLEPEKKAPEPPKTDKPGAAPPSTEERKKKSTKGKKRSQPAAKTEDYGMGPGRSGPYGVTVPPDLLHHANPGSMSHLSYRQGSIGLYTQNQPLPAGGPRVDPYRPVRLPMQKLPTRPPYPGVLPTTMSGVMGLEPSSYKTSVYRQQQPAVPQGQRLRQQLQSQGMLGQSSVHQMTPSSSYGLQTSQGYTPYVSHVGLQQHAGPAGTMVPPSYSSQPYQSTHSSTNPTLVDPTRHLQQRPSGYVHQQAPTYGHGLTSTQRFSHQTLQQTPMIGTMTPLGAQGVQASVRSASILPEQQQQQQQQQQQQQQQQQQQQQQQQQQQYHIRQQQQQQILRQQQQQQQQQQQQQQQQQQQQQQQQQQQQQQQAHQQQQQAAPPQPQPQSQPQFQRQGLQQTQQQQQTAALVRQLQQQLSNTQPQPSTNIFGRY; from the exons ATGGCGGCCTTCGGGATCTTGAGCTACGAACATCGGCCCCTGAAGCGGCCGCGTCTTGGGCCTCCCGATGTATACCCTCAAGATCCCAAACAGAAGGAG GATGAACTGACGGCCTTGAATGTAAAACAAGGTTTCAATAACCAGCCCGCTGTCTCTGGGGATGAACATGGCAGTGCCAAGAATGTCAACTTCAATCCTGCCAAG ATCAGTTCCAACTTCAGCAGCATTATTGCAGAGAAGTTACGTTGTAACACCCTACCTGACACCGGTAGGAGGAAGCCCCAAGTGAACCAGAAGGACAACTTCTGGCTGGTGACTGCACGATCCCAGAGTGCCATTAACACCTGGTTCACCGATCTGGCTGGCACCAAGCCACTCACACAGTTAGCCAAAAAG GTCCCCATTTTTAGTAAGAAGGAAGAAGTGTTTGGGTACTTGGCCAAATACACAGTGCCTGTGATGAGGGCTGCCTGGCTCATCAAGATGACCTGTGCCTACTATGCAGCAATCTCAGAGACCAAGGTTAAGAAGAGACATGTCGTTGACCCCTTCATGG AATGGACTCAGATCATCACCAAGTACTTATGGGAACAGCTGCAAAAGATGGCTGAGTACTACCGGCCAGGGCctgctggaggtgggggctgtGGTTCTGCTATAGGGCCCTTGCCCCATGATGTTGAGGTGGCGATCCGGCAGTGGGACTACAACGAGAAGCTGGCCATGTTCATGTTTCAG GACGGAATGCTGGACAGACATGAGTTCCTTACCTGGGTACTTGAGTGTTTTGAGAAAATCCGCCCTGGAGAGGATGAATTGCTTAAActgctgctgcccctgctgcTTCGA TACTCTGGGGAATTCGTTCAGTCTGCGTACCTCTCCCGCCGCCTTGCTTACTTCTGTACTCGGAGACTGGCCCTGCAGCTGGATGGAGTGAGCAGCCACTCGTCTCATGTGATGTCTGCTCAGTCGACAAGCACACTGCCCACCACCCCTGCTCCTCAGCCCCCAACTAGCAGCACACCGTCTACACCCTTTAGTGACCTACTTATGTGCCCTCAGCACCGGCCCCTAGTTTTTGGCCTCAGCTGTATCCTTCAG ACCATCCTCCTGTGTTGTCCTAGTGCCCTGGTTTGGCACTACTCGCTGACTGATAGCCGAATCAAGACTGGCTCACCACTAGACCACCTGCCTATTGCTCCCTCCAACCTGCCCATGCCAGAGGGCAACAGTGCCTTCACTCAGCAG GTCCGTGCAAAGTTGCGGGAGATCGAGCAGCAGATCAAGGAACGAGGACAGGCCGTTGAGGTTCGCTGGTCTTTTGATAAGTGCCAGGAAGCTACTGCAG GCTTCACCATTGGACGGGTGCTCCACACTTTGGAAGTACTGGACAGCCATAGTTTTGAGCGCTCTGACTTCAGCAACTCTCTTGATTCCCTCTGTAATCGAATCTTCGGATTGGGGCCCAGCAAGGATGGACACGAG ATCTCCTCAGATGATGATGCTGTGGTATCCTTACTGTGTGAATGGGCTGTCAGCTGCAAGCGTTCTGGTCGGCATCGCGCGATGGTTGTAGCCAAGCTGCTGGAGAAGAGACAGGCAGAGATTGAGGCTGAG CGTTGTGGAGAATCGGAAGCTGCAGATGAGAAGGGTTCCATCGCCTCTGGCTCCCTTTCTGCTCTCAGTGCTCCCATTTTCCAGGATGTCCTCCTGCAGTTTCTGGATACACAGGCTCCCATGCTGA CGGACCCCCGAAGTGAGAGTGAGCGAGTGGAATTCTTCAACTTGGTGCTGCTGTTCTGTGAACTGATTCGACATGACGTTTTCTCCCACAACATGTATACTTGTACCCTCATCTCCCGAGGGGACCTTGCCTTCGGAGCCCCTGGTCCCCGGCCTCCCTCTCCCTTTGATGACCCTGCCGATGACGCCGAGCGCAAGGAGGctgagggcagcagcagcagcaagctgGAG GATCCAGGGCTCTCAGAGTCTATGGACATCGACCCTAGCTCCAGTGTGCTCTTTGAGGACATGGAGAAGCCTGATTTCTCA TTGTTCTCCCCCACTATGCCCTGTGAGGGGAAGGGCAGTCCATCCCCTGAGAAACCAGATGTTGAAAAGGAGGTGAAGCCCCCACCCAAGGAGAAGCTAGAAGGGACCCTTGGGGTTCTTTATGACCAGCCGCGGCATGTGCAGTATGCCACGCACTTTCCCATCCCCCAG GAGGAGTCATGCAGCCATGAGTGCAACCAGCGGTTGGTCGTACTGTTTGGGGTGGGAAAGCAGCGAGATGATGCCCGCCATGCCATCAAGAAAATTACCAAGGATATCCTGAAGGTTCTGAACCGCAAAGGGACAGCGGAAACTG ACCAGCTTGCTCCTATTGTGCCTCTGAATCCTGGAGACCTGACATTCTTAG GTGGGGAGGATGGACAGAAGCGGAGGCGCAACCGGCCTGAAGCCTTCCCCACTGCTGAGGATATCTTTGCTAAGTTCCAGCACCTTTCGCATTATGACCAACACCAAGTCACGGCTCAG GTCTCCCGGAATGTTCTGGAGCAGATCACGAGCTTTGCCCTTGGCATGTCGTACCACTTGCCTCTGGTGCAGCACGTGCAGTTCATCTTTGACCTCATGGAGTATTCCCTCAGCATCAGCGGCCTCATCGACTTTGCCATTCAG CTACTGAATGAACTGAGTGTAGTTGAGGCCGAGTTGCTTCTCAAATCCTCGGACCTGGTGGGCAGCTACACCACCAGCCTGTGCCTGTGCATCGTGGCTGTCCTGCGGCACTATCACGCCTGCCTCATCCTCAACCAGGACCAGATGGCACAGGTCTTTGAGGG GCTGTGTGGCGTAGTCAAGCATGGGATGAATCGGTCTGATGGCTCCTCCGCAGAACGCTGTATCCTTGCTTATCTCTATGATCTGTACACCTCCTGTAGCCATTTAAAGAGCAAATTTGGGGAGCTCTTCAG CGACTTCTGCTCCAAGGTGAAGAATACCATCTACTGCAACGTGGAGCCGTCAGAATCCAACATGCGCTGGGCACCCGAGTTCATGATTGACACTCTGGAGAACCCTGCCGCTCATACCTTCACCTACACGGGGCTAGGCAAGAGTCTTAGTGAGAACCCTGCTAACCGCTACAGCTTTGTCTGCAATGCCCTTATGCACGTCTGTGTGGGGCACCATGATCCCGATAG GGTGAATGACATCGCAATCCTGTGTGCAGAGCTGACCGGCTATTGCAAGTCACTGAGTGCAGAGTGGCTGGGAGTGCTTAAGGCTTTGTGCTGCTCCTCTAACAATGGCACTTGTGGTTTCAACGACCTCCTCTGCAATGTAGAT GTCAGTGACCTGTCTTTTCACGACTCCCTGGCCACTTTTGTTGCCATCCTCATTGCTCGGCAGTGTCTGCTCCTGGAGGATCTGATTCGCTGTGCAGCCATCCCTTCGCTCCTTAATGCTG CTTGCAGTGAACAGGACTCTGAGCCAGGAGCCCGGCTTACCTGCCGCATCCTTCTTCACCTTTTCAAGACACCTCAGCTCAATCCTTGCCAGTCGGATGGGA ACAAGCCTACTGTAGGAATCCGCTCCTCCTGTGACCGCCACCTGCTGGCTGCCTCCCAGAACCGCATTGTGGATGGAGCTGTGTTTGCTGTTCTCAAGGCTGTGTTTGTACTTG GGGATGCGGAACTGAAGGGTTCAGGCTTCACTGTGACAGGAGGAACAGAAGAACttccagaggaggagggaggaggtggcagcGGCGGTCGGAGGCAGGGTGGCCGCAACATCTCTGTGGAGACAGCCAGTCTGGATGTCTATGCCAAGTACGTGCTACGCAGCATCTGCCAGCAG GAGTGGGTAGGAGAGCGTTGCCTTAAATCCCTGTGTGAGGACAGCAATGACCTGCAAGACCCAGTGTTGAGTAGCGCCCAGGCCCAGCGCCTCATGCAGCTCATCTGCTACCCACACCGGCTGCTGGACAGCGAGGATGGGGAAAACCCCCAGCGGCAACGCATTAAGCGTATTCTTCAG AACTTGGACCAGTGGACCATGCGCCAGTCTTCCCTGGAGCTGCAGCTGATGATCAAGCAGACCCCTAACAAT GAGATGAACTCCCTCTTAGAGAACATCGCCAAGGCCACAATCGAGGTTTTCCAACAGTCCGCAGAGACAGGGTCATCTTCTGGAAACACTGCAAGCAACATGCCCAGCAGCAGCAAGACCAAGCCTGTGCTCAG CTCCCTAGAGCGCTCTGGTGTATGGCTGGTGGCTCCTCTCATTGCCAAACTGCCCACCTCAGTCCAGGGGCATGTGTTAAAGGCTGCTGGGGAAGAATTGGAGAAGGGCCAGCACCTGGGTTCCTCTTCCCGCAAAGAACGCGATCGACAAAAGCAGAAGAG CATGTCCCTGTTGAGCCAGCAGCCCTTCTTATCCCTGGTGCTGACGTGTCTGAAGGGGCAGGACGAGCAGCGCGAGGGACTCCTTACCTCCCTCTACAGCCAGATCCACCAG ATTGTGAATAATTGGAGAGATGACCAGTACTTAGACGATTGCAAACCAAAGCAGCTAATGCATGAGGCACTCAAACTGCGGCTCAACCTG GTGGGGGGCATGTTTGACACGGTGCAGCGCAGCACCCAGCAGACCACGGAGTGGGCTGTGCTCCTCCTGGAGATCATCATCAGCGGCACTGTCGACATGCAGTCCAACAA CGAGCTCTTCACCACCGTCTTGGACATGCTGAGCGTGCTCATCAATGGCACCCTGGCGGCGGACATGTCCAGCATCTCCCAGGGCAGCATGGAGGAAAACAAACGTGCCTACATGAACCTGGTGAAGAAGCTGCGG AAAGAGTTGGGGGAGCGCCAGTCAGACAGTCTGGAAAAAGTTCGCCAGCTGCTCCCACTGCCCAAGCCAACCCGAGATGTCATCACTTGTGAGCCACAGGGCTCCCTTATCGACACCAAGGGCAATAAGATCGCTGGCTTCGACTCCATCTTCAAGAAGGAG GGTCTGCAGGTTTCCACCAAACAAAAGATCTCCCCCTGGGATCTTTTTGAGGGCTTGAAGCCATCAGCACCACTGTCTTGGGGCTGGTTTGGAACAGTCCGGGTGGACCGGCGCGTGGCCCGCGGAGAGGAGCAGCAGCGGCTGCTGCTGTACCACACGCACCTgaggccccggccccgcgcctaTTACCTGGAGCCGCTGCCACTGCCACCGGAAGATGaggagccccccgcccccaccctgctgGAGCCTGAGAAAAAGGCCCCAGAGCCCCCCAAGACGGACAAACCTGGGGCCGCTCCCCCTAGCACTGAGGAACGCAAGAAAAAGTCCACCAAGGGCAAGAAACGCAGCCAGCCAGCCGCCAAGACAGAG GACTATGGGATGGGCCCAGGCCGGAGCGGCCCGTATGGTGTGACAGTGCCTCCGGACCTCCTGCACCATGCCAACCCTGGCTCCATGTCCCACCTCAGTTACAGGCAGGGCTCCATAGGCCTCTACACCCAGAACCAGCCACTGCCGGCAG GTGGCCCCCGCGTGGACCCATACCGCCCCGTGCGGTTACCGATGCAGAAGCTGCCGACCCGACCACCTTACCCTGGCGTGCTGCCCACAACCATGTCTGGCGTCATGGGACTGGAACCCTCCTCGTATAAGACATCTGTGTACCGACAGCAGCAGCCTGCGGTGCCCCAAGGACAGCGCCTTCGCCAACAGCTCCAG AGTCAGGGGATGTTGGGACAGTCATCTGTCCATCAGATGACTCCCAGCTCTTCCTACGGTTTGCAGACCTCCCAG GGCTATACTCCTTATGTTTCTCATGTGGGATTGCAGCAACACGCAGGCCCTGCAGGTACCATGGTGCCCCCCAGCTACTCCAGCCAGCCTTATCAGAGCACCCACTCTTCTACCAATCCTACTCTTGTAGATCCTACTCGCCACCTGCAGCAGCGGCCCAGTGGCTACGTGCACCAGCAGGCACCAACCTACGGACACGGGCTGACCTCCACTCAAAG GTTTTCCCACCAGACGCTGCAGCAGACACCCATGATAGGCACCATGACCCCGCTGGGTGCCCAGGGTGTCCAGGCCAGTGTCCGGTCGGCCTCCATCCTGcctgagcagcagcagcaacagcagcagcagcaacagcagcagcagcagcagcagcaacagcagcagcagcagcagcagcagcaacagtaCCACAtccggcagcagcagcagcagcagatccTGCGG cagcagcagcaacagcagcagcagcagcaacagcagcagcagcagcaacagcagcagcaacagcagcagcagcagcagcagcagcagcaacaagcacaccagcagcagcagcaggcggCGCCGCCCCAGCCGCagccccagtcccagccccag TTCCAGCGCCAGGGGCTTCAGCAGacacagcaacaacaacagaCAGCAGCTTTGGTCCGGCAACTCCAACAACAGCTCTCCA ATACCCAGCCACAGCCCAGTACCAACATATTTGGACGCTACTGA